One genomic region from Methanocaldococcus fervens AG86 encodes:
- the selB gene encoding selenocysteine-specific translation elongation factor — MEMKNVNVGLFGHIDHGKTELAKQLTEIASTSALDKPKESQKRGITIDLGFSSFTLDNYRITLVDAPGHSELIRTAIGAGSIIDAALLVVDAKEGPKTQTGEHLLVLDLLGIPTIVVINKIDIASDEEIKRTEAFMKQILNSTINLKNSKIVKISAKTGIGIEELKKELKNLLDSININREVNSYLKMPIDHAFKIKGVGTVVTGTIHKGKVEVGDTLKILPINHEVKVKSIQCFKQDVDIAYAGDRVGMALIGVEPESLFRGCILTSEDTKLKVIDKFIAKVKILNLFKYNLAPKMKVHINIGLLTVPATIIPYKMEKVNDKEVPIVLEEIKGGDSCYCIFKLDEKVVVDEGDKVLIMRLDLPPTTLRICGFGEVIGFEDLELKKIVVKEGRVVKKKDKTYVEGLASSKSAGEKLIGEKVYVPDKNIWGIIKGTFGTKGSLIVEFNGDIDGGERVVLKRVRRWG, encoded by the coding sequence ATGGAAATGAAAAATGTGAATGTTGGGCTGTTTGGGCATATCGACCATGGAAAAACAGAATTGGCAAAACAATTAACTGAAATAGCTTCAACATCTGCATTAGACAAACCAAAGGAGTCTCAAAAAAGAGGAATAACTATTGATTTAGGCTTTTCTTCTTTCACTTTAGACAATTACAGGATTACCTTAGTTGATGCTCCTGGACACTCTGAGCTAATAAGAACTGCCATTGGGGCGGGGAGTATCATAGACGCTGCTTTATTGGTTGTTGATGCTAAAGAAGGACCGAAGACACAAACAGGAGAACATTTGTTGGTTTTAGATTTATTGGGCATACCTACAATCGTTGTCATAAATAAAATAGATATAGCAAGTGATGAAGAGATTAAAAGAACTGAAGCTTTTATGAAGCAGATATTAAACTCAACAATTAATTTAAAAAACTCCAAAATTGTTAAAATTTCTGCAAAAACTGGAATTGGAATTGAAGAGTTAAAAAAAGAACTAAAAAATTTATTGGATAGTATAAACATCAATAGGGAAGTAAATAGCTATTTAAAAATGCCTATCGACCATGCATTTAAAATAAAGGGTGTGGGGACTGTTGTAACGGGAACAATTCATAAAGGAAAGGTTGAGGTTGGAGATACATTAAAAATCTTACCAATAAACCATGAAGTCAAAGTTAAGAGCATACAATGTTTTAAACAAGATGTTGATATAGCTTATGCTGGAGATAGGGTGGGGATGGCTTTAATTGGCGTAGAGCCAGAAAGCCTGTTTAGGGGATGTATTTTAACATCGGAAGATACAAAATTAAAGGTCATAGATAAGTTTATAGCTAAAGTAAAAATCTTAAATTTATTTAAATACAACTTAGCTCCAAAAATGAAGGTTCATATAAATATAGGGCTTTTGACAGTCCCAGCAACAATAATTCCATATAAAATGGAGAAAGTTAACGATAAAGAAGTGCCTATTGTTTTAGAAGAAATTAAAGGAGGGGATTCTTGCTACTGTATTTTTAAATTAGATGAAAAAGTCGTCGTTGATGAAGGAGACAAGGTTTTAATAATGAGGTTAGATTTGCCACCAACAACATTAAGAATTTGTGGATTTGGAGAAGTTATTGGCTTTGAAGATTTAGAGCTTAAAAAGATAGTTGTTAAAGAAGGAAGAGTTGTTAAGAAAAAAGATAAAACCTATGTTGAAGGTTTGGCATCTTCCAAATCAGCTGGGGAAAAACTTATTGGGGAAAAAGTTTATGTTCCGGATAAAAATATATGGGGAATTATAAAGGGAACGTTTGGAACTAAAGGAAGCTTGATTGT
- a CDS encoding Rpp14/Pop5 family protein: MLKTLPPTLREKKRYIAFKILYDEELKEGEVVNLIRKAVLEYYGFWGTSKANPWLVYYDFPYGILRCQRENVDYVKSSLILVREFKEKPINIICLGVSGTIRKAKIKFLGIEKPRRWFVVRRERLRAKKQK; the protein is encoded by the coding sequence ATGCTTAAAACACTGCCACCAACTTTAAGAGAGAAAAAGAGATATATTGCTTTTAAAATATTGTATGATGAAGAATTAAAAGAAGGAGAGGTTGTTAATTTAATTAGAAAAGCTGTTTTAGAATATTATGGCTTTTGGGGAACATCTAAAGCAAATCCATGGCTCGTTTATTACGATTTCCCCTATGGAATTTTGAGATGTCAAAGGGAAAATGTTGATTATGTAAAAAGCTCTCTAATTTTAGTTAGAGAATTTAAAGAAAAACCAATAAATATCATCTGCTTAGGGGTTTCCGGAACAATAAGAAAAGCAAAGATTAAATTTTTAGGTATAGAAAAACCAAGAAGATGGTTTGTAGTCAGAAGAGAAAGATTAAGGGCAAAAAAACAAAAATAA
- the nadC gene encoding carboxylating nicotinate-nucleotide diphosphorylase, with amino-acid sequence MLKDYALKLLKKSLEYDIGFGDITTASTIPEGVEAKGVIKSKEPCIVCGVDFIVAFFEEYGIKCKKLFNDGDEAYGNILELEGDAKTILMLERTALNLLMHLSGIATITNRIVKKVRKVNKKVKIACTRKTLPLLSPLQKYAVYVGGGDTHRFRLDDCVLIKDNHIAIVGIKEAIRKARENVSFTKKIEVEVSNFDELKEALEERADIIMLDNFKPEDVEKALNIIDDFKKTTGFRPIIEVSGGIREENILEYAKYNVDVISLGMLTHSVKSVDMSLDITFSKQM; translated from the coding sequence ATGCTCAAAGATTACGCCCTCAAACTATTAAAAAAATCTTTGGAATACGATATCGGATTTGGAGATATAACCACGGCTTCAACAATTCCAGAAGGTGTAGAAGCTAAAGGAGTTATTAAATCTAAGGAACCTTGCATTGTTTGTGGAGTTGATTTTATTGTTGCGTTTTTTGAAGAGTATGGCATTAAATGCAAAAAGTTATTTAACGATGGAGATGAAGCTTATGGAAATATATTAGAGCTTGAAGGTGATGCAAAAACCATATTAATGCTTGAAAGAACTGCTTTAAATTTGTTGATGCATCTCTCTGGAATAGCCACGATAACAAACAGAATAGTTAAAAAAGTTAGAAAAGTTAATAAAAAAGTTAAAATTGCATGCACGAGGAAGACTCTTCCCTTATTATCTCCTCTACAAAAATATGCAGTTTATGTTGGAGGAGGAGATACACATAGATTTAGATTAGATGATTGTGTCTTAATCAAAGATAATCATATAGCAATAGTCGGAATAAAAGAGGCTATAAGGAAAGCTAGGGAAAATGTTAGCTTTACAAAGAAGATTGAGGTTGAGGTTAGCAACTTTGATGAGTTGAAAGAAGCCTTAGAGGAGAGAGCTGATATAATAATGCTCGATAACTTTAAACCAGAAGATGTTGAAAAAGCTTTAAATATAATTGATGATTTTAAAAAAACTACCGGATTTAGACCAATAATTGAAGTTAGTGGAGGAATTAGGGAAGAGAATATTTTAGAATATGCAAAATACAATGTTGATGTTATTTCCCTTGGAATGCTAACACATTCAGTAAAAAGTGTTGATATGAGCTTAGATATAACATTCTCAAAACAAATGTAA
- a CDS encoding DUF2120 family protein: MWKANIGKLMHALNAFKGSKPLFETDEMLMVKGVCRDEEFEKFDNIKDYLIEKLKKEGYEIVDDVDEIDKFVSRINEILNENPLYPDTFGFERMKESFEMIGCECDYIIAKKRNIMVGVCMYFDKKLKNPKFVEVVGVLFTSS; this comes from the coding sequence ATGTGGAAAGCTAATATTGGTAAATTAATGCATGCCTTAAATGCTTTTAAAGGTTCTAAGCCATTATTTGAAACGGATGAGATGTTAATGGTTAAGGGGGTTTGTAGAGATGAAGAGTTTGAAAAATTTGATAACATTAAAGATTACCTAATCGAAAAATTGAAAAAAGAAGGGTATGAGATAGTTGATGATGTTGATGAGATAGATAAATTTGTTAGTAGAATAAATGAGATTTTAAATGAAAATCCTCTCTACCCTGACACTTTTGGTTTTGAAAGAATGAAAGAGAGTTTTGAAATGATTGGATGTGAGTGTGATTATATTATAGCTAAAAAAAGAAATATAATGGTTGGAGTTTGCATGTATTTTGATAAAAAACTAAAAAACCCAAAATTTGTTGAAGTTGTTGGGGTTTTATTCACTTCTTCTTAA
- the mdhB gene encoding L-2-hydroxycarboxylate dehydrogenase → MKVSIIGASGRVGSATALLLAKEPFMKDLVLIGREHSINKLEGLKEDIYDALAGTRSDANIYVSSDENLKIVDESDVVIITSGVPRKEGMSRMDLAKINAKIVGNYAKKIAEICDTKIFVITNPVDVMTYKALVDSKFERNQVFGLGTHLDSLRFKVAIAKFFGVHIDEVRTRIIGEHGDTMVPLLSATSIGGIPIDKFEKFKDLPIDEIIEDVKTKGEEIIRLKGGSEFGPAAAILNVIRCIVNNEKRLLTLSAYVDGEFDGIRDVCIGVPVKIGKDGVEEVVSIELDKDEFTAFKKSAELIKKYCEEVKNL, encoded by the coding sequence ATGAAAGTTTCTATTATTGGAGCTTCTGGTAGAGTTGGGAGTGCAACAGCTTTGTTATTGGCCAAAGAACCTTTTATGAAGGATTTGGTTTTGATAGGGAGGGAACACTCAATAAACAAATTAGAAGGATTAAAAGAGGATATTTACGATGCCTTAGCAGGAACGAGGAGTGATGCAAACATATACGTTAGCAGTGATGAAAATTTGAAAATCGTGGATGAAAGTGATGTTGTAATAATAACGAGTGGTGTTCCAAGAAAAGAGGGAATGAGTAGGATGGATTTAGCAAAAATAAATGCAAAAATTGTTGGTAACTATGCTAAAAAAATAGCTGAAATATGTGATACAAAGATATTCGTTATAACAAATCCTGTAGATGTGATGACATATAAGGCTTTAGTAGATTCAAAATTTGAAAGAAATCAGGTTTTTGGTTTAGGGACACACTTAGATTCTTTGAGGTTTAAGGTTGCTATTGCCAAATTCTTTGGAGTTCATATTGATGAAGTCAGGACAAGAATTATTGGAGAGCATGGAGACACCATGGTTCCTTTATTGAGTGCTACATCCATCGGAGGAATTCCAATAGACAAATTTGAAAAATTCAAGGATTTGCCTATTGATGAGATTATAGAGGATGTTAAAACAAAGGGGGAGGAGATTATTAGATTAAAAGGAGGTTCTGAATTTGGACCAGCAGCAGCTATTTTGAACGTAATTAGGTGTATTGTAAATAATGAAAAGAGGCTATTAACCTTATCTGCCTACGTGGATGGGGAGTTTGATGGAATTAGAGATGTTTGTATAGGGGTTCCAGTTAAAATTGGAAAGGATGGAGTTGAAGAAGTTGTATCAATCGAGTTGGATAAAGATGAGTTTACTGCATTTAAAAAATCAGCTGAACTCATTAAAAAATACTGTGAGGAAGTTAAAAACTTATAA
- a CDS encoding SAM-dependent methyltransferase HcgC family protein translates to MKYGITETVKTIDTKTRVIDIITEIAKKKYNAIRNFLEGEEFKEVVVFGVYLWGNYVAQKLSKYAEKVYLVDIYEFMKGFVSNNSIEFLSLNEFKLKFMKNEVNPDLIVDLTGLGGIEPEFLAKFDPKVVIVEDPKGVFDVDIYEADNTYKRVAPFIEKAKVGILKTYRKAKVSKTSGTMTLTIDTIVDASREITSLDGVLYAIPNLRYYEGILFHENDIHKFLSEISQPAITISSLNDVLDEAEEILSNNVNSIYSFVEKL, encoded by the coding sequence ATGAAGTATGGGATAACTGAAACAGTAAAAACAATTGATACAAAAACAAGAGTTATTGATATAATTACTGAAATAGCTAAGAAAAAATATAATGCAATTAGAAATTTTTTGGAGGGAGAAGAGTTTAAGGAGGTTGTGGTATTTGGAGTTTATTTGTGGGGAAATTATGTAGCTCAAAAGTTATCAAAATATGCTGAAAAGGTTTATTTGGTCGATATCTACGAATTTATGAAAGGATTTGTCTCAAATAACAGCATAGAATTTTTGAGTTTAAATGAATTTAAATTAAAGTTTATGAAAAATGAGGTAAATCCTGATTTAATTGTTGATTTAACTGGATTAGGGGGAATTGAGCCAGAATTTTTAGCCAAGTTTGATCCAAAAGTTGTTATTGTTGAAGACCCTAAGGGAGTTTTTGATGTTGATATTTATGAAGCTGATAACACCTACAAAAGAGTAGCTCCATTTATTGAGAAGGCAAAGGTAGGAATTTTAAAAACATACAGAAAGGCAAAAGTATCAAAAACGTCTGGAACTATGACTTTAACAATTGACACAATAGTTGATGCCTCAAGAGAAATAACATCTTTAGATGGAGTTTTATATGCAATCCCAAATCTTAGGTATTATGAAGGGATTCTCTTCCATGAAAACGATATTCACAAATTTTTATCTGAAATTTCACAGCCAGCAATCACCATAAGTTCCTTAAATGATGTGTTAGATGAGGCTGAGGAAATATTATCAAATAACGTTAATTCAATCTATTCTTTTGTTGAAAAACTTTAA
- a CDS encoding DUF3236 domain-containing protein — protein MEEIIKNAFIESINNTRRGDKREEVKKIQEKIINAKKIVVATNNQKKFKVIRDIMLRICNAEIKMLNIDTRFADLTRMPALNKGLMAVDTEKADLYIARGRLGVPGSGSMLIILDEKGRVLTAALSPSSVIHKEDIEERIKKELIEALKRIGIDI, from the coding sequence ATGGAAGAAATAATTAAAAATGCATTCATCGAATCAATCAACAATACAAGAAGAGGAGATAAAAGAGAAGAAGTAAAGAAAATTCAGGAAAAGATAATTAATGCAAAAAAAATTGTTGTTGCTACAAACAATCAAAAGAAATTTAAAGTAATAAGAGATATTATGTTAAGAATTTGTAATGCAGAGATAAAAATGCTTAACATAGATACAAGATTTGCTGATTTAACGCGAATGCCAGCTTTAAACAAAGGATTAATGGCTGTTGATACTGAAAAAGCTGATTTATACATTGCGAGAGGAAGATTGGGAGTTCCTGGCTCTGGTTCTATGCTTATAATATTGGATGAGAAGGGAAGAGTTTTAACAGCGGCTTTATCTCCTTCATCAGTTATTCATAAGGAGGATATTGAGGAGAGAATAAAAAAAGAGCTAATTGAGGCTTTAAAGAGGATTGGAATTGACATTTAA
- the pheS gene encoding phenylalanine--tRNA ligase subunit alpha, producing MELHIDEKRLLKIFQDNNREEFDLNELERFMPKEKILRVSLWLKGKGLAETEEKVKKIVKVINEEDFPERKIAKYLKQQNKNEIEIKNLKDILPKEEINAALGAIKRKGIAKIEKGKIIFDNLDYEDVEEEVLKKIKEYKYFDNFSEEEKKIIEILKKRGYVDFDEEKEIKIKLTEKGKEFIKEPIEIEGEITQLTRDIIISGKWKKAYIRPYDVKVPTKPVYPAKIHPLTRIIREVKEILLAMGFKEVKSPIVETEFWNFDMLFEPQDHPAREMQDTFFLKYPKVGDISEDLLDKVREVHERCWKYKFDENVSKRLILRTHTTASSIRYLASLSDDEKNKPHKVFCIDRVFRNEAIDYKHLPEFYQCEGIIMDDNVNFNNLIGVLKEFLNRLGFEKVRFRPAYFPFTEPSLEAEVYLEGKGWLEILGAGIFRPEVLDPIGIKKPVLAWGIGFSRLAMLRCGLTDIRDLHKNDLDWLKRV from the coding sequence ATGGAACTTCACATAGATGAGAAGAGGTTGTTAAAGATTTTCCAAGATAACAACAGGGAAGAGTTTGATTTAAATGAATTAGAAAGATTTATGCCAAAAGAGAAGATTTTGAGAGTTTCTCTATGGCTGAAAGGGAAGGGTTTGGCTGAAACAGAAGAGAAGGTTAAGAAAATAGTAAAGGTTATCAATGAAGAGGATTTTCCAGAGAGGAAAATTGCCAAATATTTAAAACAGCAAAACAAAAACGAAATTGAAATTAAAAACTTAAAAGATATCTTACCAAAAGAGGAGATTAACGCAGCTTTGGGAGCCATAAAAAGAAAAGGAATAGCAAAGATTGAAAAAGGAAAAATTATTTTCGATAACTTGGATTACGAAGATGTTGAAGAAGAAGTGTTGAAAAAAATTAAAGAATATAAATATTTTGACAACTTTAGCGAAGAGGAAAAGAAAATCATAGAGATTTTAAAAAAGAGAGGATATGTAGATTTTGATGAGGAGAAAGAAATAAAGATAAAATTAACTGAAAAAGGAAAAGAGTTTATAAAAGAACCTATTGAGATTGAAGGGGAGATAACTCAGCTAACAAGAGATATAATAATAAGTGGAAAGTGGAAAAAAGCTTATATCAGACCTTATGATGTTAAAGTTCCTACAAAGCCAGTATATCCGGCTAAAATCCATCCATTAACAAGAATTATCAGAGAGGTTAAAGAGATTTTATTAGCAATGGGATTTAAAGAGGTTAAAAGTCCAATAGTTGAAACAGAGTTTTGGAACTTTGACATGCTCTTTGAGCCACAAGACCATCCAGCAAGAGAGATGCAAGACACTTTCTTCTTAAAATATCCAAAAGTTGGGGATATTTCAGAAGATTTATTGGATAAGGTCAGAGAGGTTCATGAAAGATGCTGGAAATATAAATTTGATGAAAATGTTTCAAAGAGATTGATTTTAAGAACTCACACAACTGCATCATCTATAAGATATTTAGCTTCATTGTCAGATGATGAAAAAAACAAGCCACATAAAGTATTTTGTATAGATAGGGTTTTTAGGAATGAGGCTATTGATTATAAACACTTACCAGAGTTTTATCAGTGTGAAGGAATTATAATGGATGATAACGTTAATTTCAACAACTTAATTGGCGTTTTAAAAGAATTTTTGAATAGATTAGGTTTTGAGAAGGTTAGATTTAGACCAGCTTATTTCCCATTTACTGAGCCATCATTGGAGGCAGAGGTTTATTTAGAAGGAAAAGGATGGTTGGAAATTTTGGGGGCAGGAATATTTAGGCCTGAAGTTTTGGATCCAATAGGCATCAAAAAACCAGTTTTAGCATGGGGTATAGGGTTTAGTAGGTTGGCTATGTTGAGATGTGGATTAACTGATATTAGGGATTTGCATAAGAACGATTTAGACTGGTTGAAGAGAGTCTAA
- a CDS encoding TIGR01212 family radical SAM protein (This family includes YhcC from E. coli K-12, an uncharacterized radical SAM protein.), which yields MFNDEDIKIIDEIYKEGYLFAQYGIYVKKKFKERIFKIPVDIGLGCPHKKNGGCIFCPEMGRPISVKYCNAKIPLKEQIEKQMENQKKKGFEKFHIYFYPGTNTYAPAEKLKEIWDFCLSYEDVIGLSIGTRPDCLEKEKLDILKEYVENGYDIWIDLGIQSMHQKTLEILNRGHNVSDTINAIKECHKRGIKVCGHIILGLPGESWKEMMETAKILSLLGVESVKIYPLVVIKNTKLEEMYWMGEYRTLDEKQYVNLVCDFLEHLSPYVLIQRLSKDKVPGEIKISPEWDLNRFKVMNRVNEILKKRGSRQGAKFYF from the coding sequence ATGTTTAACGATGAAGACATTAAAATAATCGATGAAATTTATAAAGAAGGCTATTTATTCGCTCAATATGGAATATATGTAAAGAAAAAATTTAAAGAGAGGATTTTTAAGATTCCAGTTGATATTGGGCTTGGATGTCCACATAAAAAAAATGGAGGGTGTATTTTTTGTCCAGAAATGGGAAGGCCGATATCAGTTAAATACTGCAATGCAAAAATCCCACTAAAAGAACAGATTGAAAAACAAATGGAAAATCAAAAAAAGAAAGGATTTGAAAAATTTCACATCTACTTCTATCCTGGAACTAACACATATGCGCCAGCAGAAAAATTAAAAGAAATCTGGGATTTTTGTTTATCGTATGAGGATGTTATTGGATTGTCTATAGGAACCAGGCCAGATTGCTTAGAAAAAGAAAAACTTGATATATTAAAGGAGTATGTTGAAAATGGCTATGATATATGGATAGATTTGGGCATTCAAAGTATGCATCAAAAAACACTTGAGATTTTAAATAGGGGGCATAACGTATCTGACACAATAAATGCAATAAAAGAATGCCATAAAAGAGGGATAAAAGTTTGTGGACATATTATTTTAGGATTGCCAGGAGAAAGTTGGAAGGAAATGATGGAGACGGCAAAAATATTATCTTTATTGGGGGTTGAATCAGTTAAGATTTACCCGTTAGTGGTTATTAAAAATACAAAATTGGAGGAGATGTATTGGATGGGAGAGTATAGAACTTTAGACGAAAAACAGTATGTGAATTTGGTTTGTGATTTTTTAGAGCATTTATCTCCTTATGTATTAATTCAAAGGCTTTCAAAGGATAAGGTTCCAGGAGAGATTAAAATTTCTCCAGAATGGGACTTAAATAGGTTTAAAGTTATGAACAGAGTAAATGAGATATTGAAAAAAAGAGGTAGCCGACAGGGAGCAAAATTTTATTTCTAA
- the pdxT gene encoding pyridoxal 5'-phosphate synthase glutaminase subunit PdxT — protein sequence MIIGILAIQGDVEEHEEAVKKAGYEAKKVKRAEDLEGIDALIIPGGESTTIGKLMKKYGLLEKIKNSDLPILGTCAGMVLLSKGTGINQILLELMDITVKRNAYGRQVDSFEKEIEFKDLGKIYGVFIRAPVVDKILSDDVEVIAREGDKIVGVKQGKYMALSFHPELSEDGYKVYKYFVENCVKK from the coding sequence ATGATTATTGGAATATTAGCAATTCAGGGAGATGTTGAAGAGCACGAAGAGGCAGTAAAAAAAGCAGGATATGAGGCAAAGAAAGTTAAAAGAGCTGAAGATTTGGAAGGGATCGATGCGTTAATAATCCCAGGAGGGGAGAGCACAACCATAGGAAAGTTGATGAAAAAATATGGTTTATTAGAAAAAATAAAAAATTCTGATTTGCCAATATTAGGGACATGTGCAGGGATGGTTTTGTTGTCAAAAGGTACTGGAATTAATCAAATTTTATTGGAATTGATGGATATAACGGTTAAAAGAAATGCATATGGAAGGCAGGTTGACAGCTTTGAAAAAGAAATAGAATTTAAAGATTTAGGAAAAATTTACGGTGTATTTATAAGAGCTCCAGTAGTAGATAAGATTTTAAGTGATGATGTTGAAGTTATAGCAAGAGAGGGAGATAAAATAGTTGGAGTGAAACAAGGAAAGTATATGGCATTATCCTTCCATCCAGAACTTTCCGAAGATGGATATAAAGTTTATAAGTATTTTGTTGAAAACTGCGTAAAAAAATAA
- the topA gene encoding DNA topoisomerase I, with product MTALIICEKPSVAKKIANALGKAKKKSIDGVPYYELERDGKKIIVASAVGHLFTLVEKENKEFGTYPVFDVKWVPASVDKGKEYVNKYIKALKKLSKEANEFYVATDWDIEGELIGYHALKYCCGREKAKRMRFSSLTKKEIVKAFENPDEIDYGLVDAGESRHIVDWYFGINLSRALMNAIRAVNRWKTMSIGRVQGPALAFLTERELEIKKFVPKPYWVIEALLKDNLKAIHEKEKFWDEKEAKNIYEKIKDEKTAKVLEVKKTKRKIKPLPPFDLGTLQREAYSYFKISPKETQEIAQNLYEKALISYPRTSSQKLPKDRKYLEDILKIIKEHPIYGKWVGRILKDNLKPVGGKKEDPAHPAIHIVDVPKEELSEKEKKIYDLIARRTLAAFWDNAEREYLNIKIDIKGEIFKLSGSRTVKEGWHEIYYFPKFDEVELPPLKKNDIINIEKITITRKETQPPKRYTVASIIKELEKKGLGTKATRAEIVDKLIKRGYVVDEGSLKVTDLGISVIETLKRFCPEIIDEKMTRDLEEKLEKIQFRKIKKDDVLEEAEKKLRKILEEFKKKEKDIGTYLIKNLDSTNKKAKIVGKCPKCGGDLILIRYNKSRFVGCSNYPECDVKYSLPDKGRIKIPNKSCEACKSPILKIGDKEVCINPECPLKYVEVKEENKKCPKCGGDLILKKGIYGAFYGCSNYPKCKYTEPVNKKEKEVVGKCPKCGGDLVIREGKFGKFAGCSNYPKCKYTEKLKIVEKEEK from the coding sequence ATGACTGCATTAATAATATGTGAAAAGCCCAGTGTTGCTAAAAAAATAGCAAACGCTTTAGGAAAAGCTAAGAAAAAAAGCATTGATGGAGTTCCATACTACGAATTAGAAAGAGATGGGAAAAAAATCATTGTTGCGAGTGCTGTTGGACATTTATTTACTTTAGTTGAGAAGGAAAATAAAGAATTTGGAACCTATCCAGTTTTTGATGTAAAATGGGTGCCCGCAAGCGTTGATAAAGGAAAAGAGTATGTAAATAAATACATAAAAGCATTAAAAAAACTGTCAAAAGAGGCAAATGAGTTCTATGTAGCAACAGATTGGGATATTGAAGGGGAGTTAATAGGTTATCATGCATTAAAATATTGCTGTGGAAGAGAAAAAGCAAAAAGGATGAGATTTTCATCATTAACAAAAAAAGAGATCGTTAAAGCTTTTGAAAATCCTGATGAAATTGATTATGGGTTAGTTGATGCTGGGGAGAGCAGGCATATTGTAGATTGGTATTTTGGTATAAATTTGTCAAGGGCTTTAATGAATGCCATAAGGGCAGTGAATAGATGGAAAACAATGAGTATTGGTAGAGTCCAAGGTCCTGCATTAGCTTTTTTAACCGAAAGAGAGTTAGAAATTAAAAAATTTGTCCCAAAACCATATTGGGTTATTGAAGCTCTATTAAAGGATAATTTAAAAGCTATACATGAAAAGGAAAAATTTTGGGATGAAAAGGAAGCAAAAAATATTTATGAAAAAATAAAAGATGAAAAAACTGCCAAAGTTTTAGAAGTAAAGAAAACAAAAAGAAAGATAAAGCCCCTTCCACCATTTGATTTGGGGACTTTACAGAGAGAGGCTTACAGCTATTTTAAAATATCTCCAAAAGAAACGCAAGAAATTGCCCAAAATTTATATGAAAAAGCTCTTATTAGTTATCCAAGGACAAGCTCTCAAAAACTTCCAAAAGATAGGAAATATTTAGAAGATATTTTAAAAATAATAAAAGAGCATCCAATTTATGGAAAATGGGTAGGCAGAATTTTAAAAGATAATTTAAAACCAGTTGGGGGAAAGAAAGAAGATCCTGCACATCCTGCCATACATATTGTAGATGTCCCAAAGGAAGAACTTTCTGAGAAGGAGAAAAAGATTTATGATTTAATTGCAAGAAGAACTTTAGCTGCATTTTGGGATAACGCAGAGAGAGAATATTTAAACATAAAAATTGACATTAAAGGGGAGATATTTAAGCTATCTGGCTCAAGGACTGTAAAAGAAGGTTGGCATGAAATTTACTACTTCCCAAAATTTGATGAAGTTGAGCTACCTCCATTAAAGAAAAACGATATAATAAATATTGAAAAAATAACGATAACGAGAAAAGAAACCCAGCCACCAAAAAGATACACTGTCGCAAGCATAATTAAAGAATTAGAGAAAAAAGGATTAGGAACAAAGGCTACAAGGGCAGAGATTGTAGATAAATTAATAAAAAGAGGTTACGTTGTAGATGAAGGTTCTTTAAAAGTAACTGACTTGGGAATTTCAGTAATTGAAACGTTAAAAAGATTCTGTCCAGAAATTATTGATGAAAAGATGACAAGAGATTTAGAGGAGAAGTTAGAAAAAATACAGTTTAGGAAAATTAAGAAAGATGATGTTTTAGAAGAAGCAGAAAAGAAATTGAGGAAGATATTGGAAGAATTTAAAAAGAAAGAGAAAGATATTGGAACTTATCTTATAAAAAACTTAGATTCCACAAATAAAAAAGCAAAAATTGTAGGAAAATGTCCAAAATGTGGGGGAGATTTAATTTTAATTAGATACAATAAAAGCAGGTTTGTTGGTTGCTCTAACTATCCTGAATGTGATGTAAAATACTCTCTACCAGATAAGGGAAGAATAAAAATTCCAAATAAATCTTGTGAAGCTTGTAAATCACCTATCTTAAAAATCGGAGACAAGGAGGTTTGTATTAATCCAGAATGTCCTTTAAAATATGTTGAAGTTAAAGAAGAAAATAAAAAATGCCCTAAGTGCGGAGGGGATTTAATTTTAAAGAAAGGGATTTACGGAGCTTTTTATGGCTGTTCCAATTATCCAAAGTGTAAATATACTGAGCCGGTAAATAAAAAAGAGAAAGAAGTTGTTGGCAAGTGTCCAAAATGCGGGGGAGATTTAGTAATTAGAGAAGGGAAATTTGGGAAATTTGCTGGCTGTTCAAACTATCCAAAATGTAAATACACAGAAAAACTAAAAATAGTCGAAAAAGAAGAAAAATAA